A genomic segment from Methanolobus zinderi encodes:
- a CDS encoding DUF3795 domain-containing protein, which yields MESGNEALLIAPCGMNCGICVAYLRDRNRCPGCRGPDDNKSVTRRECRIKNCGVFHKDDAYFCFTCGDFPCDRLKHLDKRYRTKYHMSMIENLENIRKSGIVEFMQNEKIRWTCDRCGGTICVHRRCCYDCGEKIS from the coding sequence ATGGAATCCGGAAATGAGGCTTTGCTGATAGCTCCGTGTGGAATGAATTGCGGCATTTGTGTTGCATATCTGCGGGACAGGAACAGATGTCCGGGCTGCAGGGGACCCGATGACAATAAATCGGTCACCCGCCGTGAGTGCAGGATAAAGAACTGTGGTGTTTTTCATAAAGATGATGCTTATTTTTGTTTTACGTGCGGGGATTTTCCCTGTGACAGGCTGAAACACCTGGACAAAAGATACAGGACAAAATACCACATGAGTATGATCGAGAATCTTGAGAATATAAGGAAGTCCGGTATTGTGGAATTTATGCAAAATGAAAAGATAAGGTGGACATGTGACAGATGTGGAGGCACTATTTGTGTCCACAGGAGATGTTGTTATGATTGCGGTGAAAAAATATCCTGA
- a CDS encoding NAD-dependent succinate-semialdehyde dehydrogenase, producing the protein MESIKSVNPATGEMIGDFELDTRYIVENKIKLSGKDFRDWKGTMPVDRSMYLENIAGLLRERKQELAEMITREMGKPIKQSRDEIEKCAWLSEYFAQNVETFLAAEFVDTDAETSGFLYEPMGTILNIMPWNFPFWQAMRAAIPAIAAGNVILLKHSSDVPMCSLEIEKIFCAAGLPSGVFQSMLIRGKEASELIARDEISGVSFTGSTDAGQKVAAQAGNHMKKYVLELGGSDPFIVLEDADIQRTAEEAVSARFQNSGQSCIASKRFIIAENIAEDFTDIFLSKIDNLKIGDPMDESTDLGPLVNSKQVEKLQRQVDETLAMGADILLEGGPMEGDGFYYKPVVLNNITGSAPVLKEETFGPVAPIITFKDESEALELANSTRFGLGASVWTEDRDRAMTLIRDIQAGVVAINNKVASDPRLPFGGYRSSGLGRELYRVGMQEFMQIKSLKVY; encoded by the coding sequence ATGGAAAGTATAAAATCTGTCAATCCTGCAACAGGAGAGATGATCGGTGATTTTGAACTGGATACGAGATACATAGTTGAAAACAAGATCAAGCTATCCGGGAAAGACTTCAGGGACTGGAAAGGAACAATGCCTGTTGACAGGTCCATGTACCTTGAAAACATAGCAGGACTGCTCAGGGAAAGAAAGCAGGAACTGGCAGAAATGATCACGAGGGAGATGGGCAAACCCATAAAACAGTCCCGGGACGAGATTGAAAAGTGTGCCTGGTTGAGTGAATATTTTGCTCAGAATGTGGAGACATTCCTTGCAGCTGAGTTTGTAGATACAGATGCCGAAACATCCGGTTTCCTGTATGAACCTATGGGTACTATCCTCAACATAATGCCCTGGAATTTCCCTTTCTGGCAGGCAATGAGAGCCGCAATTCCCGCAATTGCAGCCGGGAACGTTATCCTGCTCAAACATTCCAGTGACGTACCCATGTGTTCACTGGAAATTGAGAAAATATTCTGTGCAGCCGGACTGCCTTCCGGAGTTTTCCAGAGCATGCTCATCAGAGGCAAGGAGGCCTCAGAACTGATTGCCAGGGATGAGATCAGTGGAGTATCCTTCACCGGAAGTACTGATGCAGGACAGAAGGTGGCAGCTCAGGCAGGGAATCACATGAAGAAGTACGTGCTGGAGCTAGGGGGAAGTGATCCCTTTATCGTCCTGGAGGATGCGGATATCCAAAGAACTGCAGAGGAAGCTGTCAGTGCAAGGTTCCAGAATTCGGGTCAGAGCTGTATAGCTTCCAAGCGTTTTATTATAGCCGAAAATATAGCCGAGGATTTTACAGATATATTCCTGAGCAAAATCGATAACCTGAAGATCGGTGACCCCATGGATGAGAGTACAGATCTCGGGCCACTTGTGAATTCAAAGCAGGTTGAAAAACTGCAGAGACAGGTCGATGAAACACTTGCAATGGGTGCCGACATCCTCCTTGAAGGCGGACCCATGGAAGGAGACGGTTTCTATTATAAGCCAGTTGTACTCAATAATATTACAGGAAGTGCTCCTGTCCTTAAAGAGGAGACATTCGGACCTGTGGCACCTATAATCACTTTCAAAGATGAGAGCGAAGCACTGGAGCTGGCCAACAGTACAAGGTTTGGTCTTGGTGCCAGTGTCTGGACCGAGGACAGAGACAGGGCTATGACACTTATCAGGGATATTCAGGCAGGTGTAGTTGCCATAAACAATAAAGTAGCATCCGACCCGCGTCTTCCATTTGGCGGCTACAGGAGCAGCGGCCTTGGCAGAGAGCTCTACAGGGTTGGAATGCAGGAATTCATGCAGATAAAATCATTGAAGGTGTATTGA
- a CDS encoding acetolactate synthase large subunit, with product MKGSDLFVKCLENEGVEYIFGVPGEETIDLTDSLSRSKIRFIVARHEQSAAFMADVYGRITHKPGVCLATLGPGATNLITGVADAHLDKAPLVAITGQSALEKTHKESHQYIDIVTMFKQVTSWNSRVNRSDFIPEIIRKAFDISVDRPGAVHIELPEDVAKEESPKKPLFKKNPPHMVMHDERDLKKAAGMIKESSMPVILAGNGVFRGDAANELRRFVRSYGLPVVTTFMGKGAVPADDEHYLGSMGIKDRDHIMCGLEMADLVITVGYDYVEYSPRSWNPDGSKKIIHIHSDHPETDESYIPDLMLPGDIKQTLFKLEQQCDFKREISERFKTVRSRMRAELEDYKDDLSFPVKPQKIIYDIRECLSRNDILVSDVGAHKLWVGRLFPAYEPNTVFISNGLASMGFGLPAAITASFLMPERKVVAVAGDGGFLMNLQDLETAVRLGCNFVVVIFNDSKYGLIEWHEKKQFEQSIGTSFTNPDFVKLAESFGAKGMKIESAEELQPRLREALDSGGVWILDVEVDYSENIKLTEKLKNNFCEI from the coding sequence ATGAAAGGTAGTGACCTTTTCGTAAAATGTCTTGAGAATGAAGGTGTGGAATATATTTTCGGAGTGCCAGGTGAGGAAACCATAGACCTGACTGATTCACTCTCAAGGTCAAAGATCAGATTCATTGTCGCCAGGCATGAGCAGAGTGCAGCTTTCATGGCAGATGTTTACGGAAGGATCACCCACAAACCAGGAGTGTGTCTTGCAACGCTGGGACCCGGTGCTACAAATCTTATTACCGGAGTAGCGGATGCACACCTTGACAAGGCACCCCTGGTAGCAATCACCGGCCAGTCCGCACTTGAAAAGACACACAAGGAGTCACACCAGTATATTGACATAGTGACAATGTTCAAACAGGTCACAAGCTGGAACTCCAGGGTCAACAGATCTGATTTTATTCCCGAGATTATCAGAAAGGCTTTCGATATATCCGTCGACAGGCCAGGAGCAGTTCACATCGAACTACCCGAGGATGTTGCAAAGGAAGAAAGCCCTAAGAAGCCGCTTTTCAAAAAGAATCCGCCTCATATGGTCATGCATGATGAACGGGATCTGAAGAAGGCTGCAGGGATGATCAAAGAAAGCTCAATGCCTGTGATACTGGCAGGTAATGGTGTTTTCCGTGGAGATGCTGCCAATGAGTTGAGACGTTTTGTTAGATCCTATGGTCTGCCCGTAGTTACAACATTCATGGGAAAGGGAGCGGTTCCTGCTGATGACGAACACTACCTCGGTTCGATGGGTATCAAGGACCGGGACCACATAATGTGCGGTCTTGAGATGGCTGATTTGGTGATAACAGTGGGATACGACTATGTTGAGTACAGTCCCAGGTCCTGGAATCCTGATGGTTCAAAAAAGATCATTCACATCCATTCCGACCATCCTGAAACCGATGAGAGTTATATACCCGATCTGATGCTGCCTGGAGACATAAAACAGACTCTGTTCAAACTTGAACAGCAGTGCGATTTCAAAAGAGAGATATCGGAAAGGTTCAAAACTGTACGCTCAAGGATGAGAGCAGAGCTTGAGGATTATAAAGACGATCTGTCCTTCCCGGTAAAGCCCCAGAAGATAATCTATGATATAAGGGAATGTCTTTCAAGGAACGATATACTGGTAAGTGATGTGGGAGCCCATAAGCTATGGGTGGGAAGGCTTTTCCCGGCCTATGAGCCAAATACGGTCTTCATCTCAAATGGCCTTGCATCCATGGGATTTGGACTTCCTGCAGCCATAACAGCCAGCTTTCTCATGCCTGAGCGTAAAGTAGTGGCAGTTGCAGGTGATGGCGGATTCCTTATGAACCTGCAGGATCTTGAGACCGCCGTAAGACTCGGGTGTAATTTTGTGGTTGTCATTTTCAACGACTCAAAATACGGTCTCATCGAATGGCATGAAAAGAAACAGTTTGAGCAGAGCATAGGCACCAGCTTTACAAATCCTGATTTTGTGAAACTTGCTGAGAGCTTCGGGGCAAAGGGTATGAAGATCGAAAGTGCCGAAGAACTGCAGCCCAGGCTCAGAGAAGCATTGGATTCAGGTGGTGTCTGGATACTGGATGTTGAAGTTGATTACTCTGAGAATATAAAGCTGACCGAGAAGCTGAAGAATAATTTCTGCGAGATATAA
- a CDS encoding peptide-methionine (S)-S-oxide reductase MsrA, with protein sequence MEKATFAGGCFWGAEDTFRKIKGVTGTRVGYTGGSKENPDHIEVLSGKTGHVEAVEVTFDPAVVSFGELLAAFWKMHDPTLTRKELLRDIWDINDDSVLESSPEYAGSHYRSAIFYHNEEQRQEAIKSFDELQESIGRDKEVLTEIVPATVFYQAEDEHQQYLERSEGSKESCGCKTGTCSIE encoded by the coding sequence ATGGAAAAAGCTACGTTTGCAGGAGGCTGCTTCTGGGGGGCTGAAGATACTTTCAGGAAGATAAAAGGTGTTACAGGAACGCGGGTCGGATATACAGGTGGTTCGAAGGAGAATCCCGATCATATCGAGGTCCTAAGCGGTAAGACAGGCCATGTAGAGGCTGTGGAGGTCACTTTTGATCCTGCTGTAGTAAGTTTTGGTGAATTGCTTGCAGCGTTCTGGAAAATGCATGACCCTACACTGACAAGGAAGGAACTGCTCAGAGATATCTGGGATATAAATGATGATTCCGTACTTGAAAGCTCACCTGAGTACGCGGGCAGTCATTACAGGTCAGCAATATTTTACCATAATGAGGAACAAAGACAGGAAGCCATCAAATCCTTCGATGAACTTCAGGAATCAATCGGTCGGGACAAAGAGGTACTTACTGAAATAGTCCCTGCGACCGTATTCTATCAGGCAGAAGATGAACATCAGCAGTATCTTGAAAGGAGTGAAGGCAGTAAAGAATCCTGTGGATGTAAAACAGGGACCTGCTCGATAGAATAA
- a CDS encoding class I SAM-dependent methyltransferase, whose product MTYSRPEQRMSLKTDLHGKIPEKELEKLPNRFDIIGDIAIVVIPEELGKYKPEIASAIMQRMGNIRTVLNKTSKLESDHRVADFEILAGESTGTTHREFGFVYRIDVKRSFFNPRLGFERKRIASQVKPNESVLIPFSGVGPFVIPAAATGADVVAVEMNPFACLSLKENCKLNKLEEKIHIINADASHIPKMIKSEFDRAIIPTPYGMDHFLEKISSMVRPRGDVHFYTFKPREDIPGLITRYENMGFDVKFHRRCGNVAPGISRWVFDLKKRLQT is encoded by the coding sequence GTGACATATAGCAGACCCGAACAAAGGATGAGCCTCAAAACCGACCTGCATGGAAAAATTCCTGAAAAGGAGCTGGAAAAGCTCCCAAACCGTTTTGACATTATCGGAGATATTGCCATAGTAGTGATTCCCGAAGAGCTGGGAAAATACAAACCAGAGATTGCCTCTGCAATAATGCAGCGCATGGGCAATATCCGGACAGTGCTCAACAAGACCTCAAAGCTTGAAAGTGACCACAGAGTTGCCGATTTTGAGATACTGGCAGGTGAGAGCACCGGGACCACTCACAGGGAATTCGGATTTGTATACAGGATAGACGTTAAAAGATCCTTTTTTAACCCGAGACTGGGATTTGAGAGAAAAAGGATAGCATCTCAGGTGAAACCGAATGAGAGCGTGCTCATTCCTTTTTCAGGTGTCGGCCCCTTTGTAATCCCTGCAGCAGCCACAGGAGCCGATGTAGTTGCAGTGGAAATGAACCCCTTCGCGTGCCTGTCACTCAAAGAGAATTGCAAGCTGAACAAATTGGAAGAAAAAATCCATATCATTAACGCCGATGCATCTCACATACCGAAAATGATAAAATCTGAATTTGACAGAGCCATCATACCCACACCCTATGGCATGGACCATTTTCTGGAGAAAATTTCATCCATGGTCAGACCAAGAGGCGATGTTCACTTCTATACCTTCAAACCCAGAGAAGATATTCCCGGACTTATCACAAGATATGAGAATATGGGTTTTGATGTAAAATTCCATCGCAGATGCGGTAATGTAGCACCCGGAATCAGCAGATGGGTATTTGATCTTAAAAAGCGGCTCCAAACGTAA
- a CDS encoding ABC transporter permease has translation MDIVYTIWLRNVKRYLRSRSRIVGSLGMPLFFLLVLGFGLNSVVTLPGMEHGYTGFIIPGIISMSVLFTSVFSGIQIIWDKQFGFLKETLVAPVSRLEIMLGQTIGGATASVIQGLIILVLSLLIGLNITSIPGFLIAIVFMVLIGLSFTAFGIAIASRMEDMHGFQLIINFVVFPIFGLSGALFPIDSLPSWLRSLTLLDPLTYGVEGIRYGLLGSSQVNPLLSFVVLTGFTVFMVVFGAYLFRKISI, from the coding sequence ATGGATATTGTCTATACCATATGGCTGAGGAACGTAAAGCGTTATCTGCGCTCCAGAAGCAGGATCGTCGGAAGTCTGGGTATGCCTCTTTTCTTTTTGCTTGTGCTGGGGTTCGGACTTAATTCTGTTGTCACGCTTCCGGGTATGGAACATGGCTATACCGGATTCATCATTCCTGGAATCATATCCATGAGTGTGTTGTTCACTTCGGTATTCTCGGGAATTCAGATAATATGGGATAAGCAATTCGGTTTCCTGAAAGAGACCCTCGTGGCTCCGGTATCAAGACTTGAGATAATGCTGGGACAGACTATAGGCGGAGCTACAGCCTCAGTGATCCAGGGTCTTATAATCCTTGTTCTGTCACTTCTGATAGGACTCAATATCACCAGCATCCCCGGATTTCTGATCGCAATAGTATTCATGGTGCTCATAGGGCTATCTTTTACAGCCTTTGGTATTGCCATTGCATCGAGGATGGAGGATATGCATGGTTTCCAGCTTATAATCAACTTTGTCGTGTTCCCCATCTTCGGACTCTCAGGGGCGCTGTTTCCCATTGACAGTCTGCCATCATGGCTGAGATCCCTTACGCTGCTTGACCCGCTGACTTACGGTGTCGAAGGTATCAGGTACGGCTTGCTTGGAAGCTCCCAGGTGAATCCGCTACTCAGCTTTGTGGTGCTTACGGGATTTACGGTTTTCATGGTGGTCTTTGGTGCCTACCTGTTCAGAAAAATAAGCATCTGA
- a CDS encoding ATP-binding cassette domain-containing protein has protein sequence MFAIEVENLTKEFDGFVAVDSISFSIGKGEIFGLLGPNGAGKTTTMSMLSTTLKPTSGKAYVNGFDILKNEDDVRKSIGIVFQDQSLDEELTAYENMDFHGRLYRVPKEERQKKIAELLKLVELEDKKDNLVKTYSGGMRRRLEIARGLLHEPDVLFLDEPTLGLDPQTRNHLWDYIEKLNGEKGITLILTTHYMDEADKLCNRVAIIDRGKIIASDTPEKLKDSIGGDVITIHSPQRDDLYEIIKDQTWVKHLDLHDSSLTISLQNAGQHVAEIVNLSSEKGISIDDISIHKPTLEDVFLHYTGRTIREEEANTKDRMRMMQRVRR, from the coding sequence ATGTTTGCAATAGAGGTTGAGAACCTCACAAAGGAATTCGACGGATTCGTTGCTGTTGACAGTATTTCCTTCAGCATAGGCAAGGGTGAGATCTTTGGTTTGCTTGGCCCCAACGGTGCAGGAAAGACCACAACTATGTCTATGCTTTCAACCACACTTAAACCGACATCCGGAAAGGCTTATGTTAATGGTTTCGATATCCTGAAAAATGAGGATGATGTAAGAAAGTCCATAGGGATAGTGTTTCAGGACCAGAGTCTCGATGAAGAGCTGACAGCCTATGAGAACATGGATTTTCACGGAAGGCTCTATCGTGTGCCAAAAGAAGAGAGGCAGAAAAAGATAGCAGAACTTCTGAAACTGGTTGAGCTAGAAGATAAAAAGGACAATCTCGTAAAAACCTATTCCGGTGGGATGCGAAGGCGTCTTGAGATAGCAAGAGGATTACTTCACGAGCCGGATGTACTTTTCCTGGATGAACCCACTCTGGGTCTTGACCCACAGACAAGGAATCACCTCTGGGATTATATCGAGAAGCTCAACGGGGAAAAAGGGATTACGCTAATTCTCACCACTCATTATATGGACGAAGCGGACAAGCTCTGCAACAGGGTGGCAATAATTGACCGGGGTAAGATCATCGCAAGTGACACTCCGGAAAAGCTCAAGGATTCCATAGGGGGAGATGTAATAACAATCCATTCTCCGCAAAGGGATGATCTCTATGAAATAATCAAAGATCAGACATGGGTCAAGCATCTGGACCTTCATGACAGCTCGCTCACTATAAGTCTTCAGAATGCGGGACAGCATGTTGCAGAGATCGTGAATCTCTCTTCTGAAAAGGGGATAAGCATTGATGATATCTCTATCCACAAACCCACTCTTGAGGATGTTTTCCTGCATTATACCGGCAGGACGATACGGGAAGAGGAAGCCAACACCAAAGACCGCATGCGAATGATGCAAAGGGTGAGGAGGTAA
- a CDS encoding TetR/AcrR family transcriptional regulator — protein MSLREKKKLETKNRIFEVSGRLFKEKGFENTTIDAITKEVGIAKGTFFNYFPTKESLLLYFREQKHELVNDLLEAERSKNAPSREKIKSFLVRLAESYEKDKELSKLFILEYKRYVVHSGLKPDDEKSMHNRFNRILYGLLEEGVGNGEIRSSTDLKKAAEMLNVIYLHTLIVWLRSDNDFSFSGDISAKIDMLFEGIGD, from the coding sequence ATGTCCCTGCGTGAGAAAAAGAAACTCGAGACCAAGAACAGGATCTTCGAGGTATCGGGAAGGCTGTTCAAGGAAAAAGGTTTTGAAAACACCACCATAGATGCTATAACAAAGGAAGTGGGAATAGCAAAAGGCACATTCTTCAACTATTTCCCTACCAAGGAATCCTTGCTTCTTTATTTCAGAGAACAGAAACACGAACTGGTCAATGATCTGCTTGAAGCTGAAAGGTCAAAGAACGCTCCAAGCAGGGAAAAGATAAAGAGTTTTCTGGTCCGTCTGGCGGAAAGCTATGAGAAGGACAAAGAACTCTCAAAACTCTTCATACTGGAATACAAAAGGTATGTGGTGCACTCCGGATTAAAACCGGATGATGAAAAAAGCATGCATAACCGGTTCAACAGGATTCTTTATGGTTTGCTTGAGGAGGGTGTGGGGAACGGAGAGATCAGGAGTAGCACCGATCTGAAAAAAGCAGCTGAGATGCTGAATGTCATCTATCTCCACACGCTTATCGTATGGCTGAGATCCGATAACGATTTTTCCTTCTCCGGGGACATATCCGCAAAAATAGATATGTTATTCGAAGGTATCGGGGATTAA
- the argS gene encoding arginine--tRNA ligase, with amino-acid sequence MFLEFKKQVSSALEDAIASLGFQTDDLGLEASQHADIASKLAFRLAAQAKQNPKELAERIAEAIFLPDDSLIGEITTVGPYININANRSYIDETVFRIRKEEDGFGGGFCEGRILLEHTSANPNGPLHVGHIRNSIIGDTLKRILMRAGYDVETQYYVNDMGRQIAIVSWALTQFDFDKSRKPDHAIADVYIKANAELNDNPEKVSEIDSRMQLVEKGDEATIKSFDEAVALAVEGIRETLLRMNVEHDSFPHESGFIRSGAVNRIVEEVKATGRTEVDDGALVVDLSDYGFEKTLVIQRSDGTSLYTTRDLAYHEWKGERADRMIDVLGADHKLISGQLKATLNAIGKKEPEIVIFEFVSLPEGSMSTRRGKFIPADDLLDKIEDQAYVEVEKRRPEMPDEFKRQVARNVGIGAVRYDIVKVSPEKSTVFDWKEALDFEKQGGPFIQYSHARACSILKKAQEDGLWDPARPIDPSLLIEDTEVDLIKKMAAFDSVIETSARELKPHSVAIYARDLADSFNQFYRFVPVISAEDEEVRSVRLALVDCARIVLANALDTLGIAAPESM; translated from the coding sequence TTGTTCCTTGAATTTAAAAAACAGGTAAGTTCGGCCCTGGAAGATGCAATTGCATCACTGGGCTTTCAGACGGATGACCTTGGGCTGGAAGCGTCCCAGCATGCAGACATTGCTTCAAAGCTTGCATTCCGTCTTGCAGCGCAGGCAAAACAGAATCCCAAAGAGCTTGCGGAAAGAATAGCTGAAGCAATATTCCTGCCGGATGATTCACTTATCGGTGAGATCACCACAGTGGGTCCGTACATCAACATAAACGCAAACAGAAGCTATATCGATGAAACCGTTTTCAGGATAAGGAAAGAGGAGGACGGCTTCGGGGGAGGTTTCTGTGAGGGAAGGATACTGCTGGAGCACACATCCGCAAATCCGAACGGTCCCCTGCATGTAGGACATATCCGCAATTCCATTATTGGTGATACCCTCAAACGTATACTCATGCGTGCGGGCTATGATGTTGAAACCCAGTACTATGTCAATGATATGGGACGCCAGATAGCTATCGTCTCCTGGGCGCTTACACAGTTCGATTTTGATAAGTCAAGAAAGCCCGATCATGCGATTGCTGATGTTTACATTAAGGCCAATGCAGAGCTCAATGATAATCCTGAAAAGGTTTCAGAGATCGACAGCCGTATGCAGCTTGTAGAAAAGGGTGACGAGGCCACGATCAAGAGTTTCGATGAGGCAGTTGCCCTGGCGGTTGAAGGTATCAGGGAAACCCTGCTGCGCATGAACGTGGAACACGACAGTTTCCCGCATGAATCCGGTTTTATCCGCTCGGGTGCTGTCAACCGGATAGTTGAGGAGGTCAAGGCCACCGGAAGAACGGAAGTTGATGACGGAGCCCTTGTTGTGGATCTCTCTGATTACGGTTTTGAAAAGACACTTGTTATCCAGCGATCCGACGGCACATCACTTTACACGACGCGTGATCTTGCCTACCATGAATGGAAAGGTGAGAGAGCCGACAGGATGATCGATGTCCTGGGAGCAGACCACAAACTCATATCAGGACAGCTCAAGGCAACCCTGAACGCAATAGGCAAGAAAGAACCGGAGATCGTGATATTCGAGTTCGTTTCCCTGCCTGAAGGTTCCATGAGCACCCGCAGAGGTAAGTTCATCCCGGCGGACGACCTGCTTGATAAGATAGAGGACCAGGCCTATGTGGAAGTTGAGAAACGCCGTCCTGAGATGCCGGATGAGTTTAAAAGGCAAGTTGCAAGGAATGTGGGTATCGGTGCTGTCAGGTATGATATCGTGAAAGTATCCCCTGAAAAGTCAACGGTATTCGACTGGAAGGAAGCCCTTGATTTTGAGAAGCAAGGCGGGCCCTTTATCCAGTACTCACATGCACGTGCCTGTAGTATTCTCAAAAAGGCTCAGGAGGATGGTCTCTGGGATCCTGCAAGACCAATTGATCCGTCACTGCTGATCGAGGATACGGAAGTTGACCTGATAAAGAAAATGGCAGCCTTTGATAGTGTCATAGAAACATCCGCAAGGGAACTCAAACCTCACTCGGTTGCCATCTATGCAAGGGATCTTGCCGATTCTTTCAACCAGTTCTACAGATTCGTGCCTGTAATAAGTGCAGAGGATGAGGAGGTCAGATCTGTCAGGCTTGCACTTGTGGACTGTGCAAGGATAGTACTTGCAAATGCACTTGACACACTTGGAATAGCTGCCCCTGAATCGATGTGA
- the prf1 gene encoding peptide chain release factor aRF-1 has translation MSEQSAHSKYEFKKHLEELRSKKGRGTELISLYIPTTKQLSDVTSQLKTEHGQASNIKSKVTKDNVQGALDSLLSRLRYVEEVPENGIVFFTGAVDIGANKTNMETTIIEPPQPIVTYRYHCDSSFFLEPLEEMLRDVKTFGLLVLDRREATVGLLVGKHIESYRHLTSAVPGKQRKGGQSAHRFQQLRLIAIHDFYKRIGDAASDVFLTVDHKDFEGVLIGGPSPTKEEFESGEFLHHELQRKILGLFDTAYTDESGLSELVNAASDRLADIDLMVEKKLMQRFMEELVSDSGKAAYGEAQVRQNLSIGAVEILLISEDLRAERLTFQCSNGDYENKISRNFRPGEEPDFSEQCPECGTNLEIVERVDVVDELSELADQMGTEVEFISTDFDEGSQLLNAFGGIVAVLRFNTGV, from the coding sequence ATGTCAGAACAATCTGCTCATTCTAAATATGAATTTAAGAAACATCTGGAGGAACTGCGCTCAAAGAAGGGTCGCGGTACCGAACTGATATCACTTTATATCCCTACTACAAAGCAACTATCCGATGTTACCTCTCAGCTCAAGACAGAGCACGGCCAGGCCTCGAACATCAAATCCAAGGTCACAAAAGATAATGTACAGGGTGCGCTTGATTCCCTGCTTTCGAGACTGAGGTACGTTGAGGAAGTACCCGAGAACGGTATTGTGTTCTTCACCGGTGCGGTTGACATAGGGGCAAATAAAACAAACATGGAAACCACCATAATAGAACCTCCTCAGCCCATTGTTACCTATAGGTATCACTGTGATTCCTCGTTCTTCCTTGAACCGCTTGAGGAAATGCTGAGGGACGTTAAGACATTCGGTCTGCTTGTACTCGACAGGAGAGAGGCCACGGTGGGTCTGCTGGTGGGAAAACATATAGAATCATACAGGCATCTCACATCCGCAGTACCCGGCAAACAGAGGAAGGGTGGTCAGAGTGCTCACAGGTTCCAGCAGCTAAGGCTTATCGCCATCCATGATTTCTACAAACGTATTGGTGATGCTGCAAGTGACGTATTCCTGACAGTGGATCATAAGGACTTTGAAGGTGTTCTCATAGGCGGTCCCTCGCCTACAAAGGAAGAGTTCGAATCAGGAGAATTCCTGCACCACGAGCTGCAGAGAAAGATCCTGGGGCTTTTCGATACTGCCTATACTGATGAATCAGGGCTCTCAGAGCTTGTGAACGCTGCCAGTGACAGGCTCGCCGATATCGATCTCATGGTCGAGAAAAAACTGATGCAGCGTTTCATGGAAGAACTTGTGTCTGATTCCGGTAAAGCTGCCTATGGTGAAGCACAGGTAAGACAGAACCTGAGTATCGGAGCTGTTGAGATATTGCTCATATCCGAGGATCTCAGAGCCGAGCGCCTGACTTTCCAGTGTTCCAATGGCGATTATGAAAATAAGATAAGCAGGAATTTCAGACCCGGCGAAGAACCTGACTTCTCGGAGCAGTGTCCTGAATGTGGCACCAACCTTGAGATAGTCGAAAGGGTTGACGTGGTGGATGAGCTGTCAGAACTTGCGGACCAGATGGGAACTGAGGTGGAATTCATATCCACGGACTTTGACGAGGGTTCCCAGTTGCTCAACGCTTTTGGTGGAATTGTTGCTGTACTGAGGTTCAATACTGGTGTCTGA